Within the Tistrella mobilis genome, the region AGTGGCGGCTCAAGGCCTTCCGGACCTGGCAGGCGATGGAGGAGCCCGACTGGGCCTTCCTCAAGAAGCCCAAGGTCGATTTCCAGTCGATCATCTACTACTCCGCCCCCAAGCCCAAGGCCGATGCGCCGAAGAGCCTGGAGGAGGTCGATCCCGAGCTGCTGAAGATCTACGAGCGTCTGGGCATCCCGCTCAAGGAGCAGGAGATGCTGGCCGGCGTCGCGGTCGATGCGGTGCTCGACAGCGTTTCGGTCGCCACCACCTACAAGGGCAAGCTCAAGGAACTCGGCATCATCTTCTGCTCGTTTTCTGAAGCGGTGCGCGAATATCCGGAGCTGGTCCAGAAATATGTGGGATCGGTGGTCCCGGTTGGCGACAACTTCTATGCCGCGCTCAATTCGGCCGTGTTTTCGGACGGCACCTTCGTCTATGTGCCGAAGGGTGTGCGCTGCCCGATGGAGCTGTCGACCTATTTCCGCATCAATGCCGCCGGCAGCGGCCAGTTCGAGCGGACGCTGATCATCGCCGAAGAAGGCGCCTATGTGAGCTATCTGGAAGGCTGCACGGCGCCGATGCGCGACGAGAACCAGCTGCATGCCGCGGTGGTCGAACTGATCGCGATGAAGGATGCCGAGATCAAATACTCGACCGTCCAGAACTGGTACCCGGGCGACAAGGATGGCAAGGGCGGCATTCTGAACTACGTCACCAAGCGTGGTGCCTGCCGCGGGGCCAATTCCAAGATTTCCTGGACCCAGGTCGAGACCGGCTCGGCGATCACCTGGAAGTATCCCAGCGTCATCCTGCAGGGCGACAACTCGATCGGCGAGTTCTACTCGGTCGCCGTCGCCAACAACGCCCAGCAGGCCGATACCGGCACCAAGATGATCCATATCGGGCGCAACACCCGCAGCACGATCATCTCCAAGGGCATTTCGGCCGGGCGCGGCCAGAACACCTATCGCGGCCTGGTGCGGATGCAGAAGGGGGCGGAGGGCGCCCGCAACTACACCCAGTGCGACAGCCTGCTGCTGGGGCCGGACTGCGGGGCGCACACCTTCCCCTATATCGAGAGCCGCAACCCCACGGCACAGGTCGAACACGAGGCGACGACCTCGAAGATCAGCGACGACCAGCTGTTCTATCTGATGCAGCGCGGGCTGTCGGCCGAGGATGCCGTGTCGATGATCATCAACGGCTTCTGCAAGGACGTCCTGAAGGAGCTGCCGATGGAGTTCGCGGTCGAGGCGCAGAAACTGCTCGGCATCACGCTGGAAGGCAGCGTCGGCTGAGCCGGCCATCCGTTTCCCGCGGCCCGCGACCCTGCCGGGCCTGACGCATTGCGGCCGCGCAAGGCCGCCGGACGATCTCATTCGAGGACCAACATGCTCATCATCCGCGACCTGCACGCCCGCGTCGACGGCAAGGAGATCCTGCGCGGCCTGAACCTGGACGTGCGCCCCGGCGAGGTCCACGCCATCATGGGGCCCAACGGCGCCGGCAAGAGCACGCTCTCCCACATCCTGGCCGGCCGCGACGGCTATGAGGTCACGCAGGGGTCGGTCACCTATATGGGGCAGGATCTGCTGGAGATGGCGCCGGAAGAGCGGGCGCGGTCGGGGGTGTTCCTGGCCTTCCAGTATCCGGTCGAGATCCCGGGTGTGAACAACACCTATCTGCTGAAGGCGGCGCTGAACGCCCGGCGCAAGCATGAAGGCCAGCCCGAGCTGGACGGGGTGCAGTTCCTGAAGCTGGTCCGCCAGAAGCTGAAGATCGTGCATCTGGACGAGAGCCTGCTGAAGCGCCCGGTCAATGCCGGTTTCTCGGGCGGCGAGAAGAAGCGCAACGAGATCTTCCAGATGGCGGTGCTGGAGCCGAAGCTCTGCATCCTGGACGAGACCGACAGCGGGCTCGACATCGACGCGCTGAAGGCGGTGGCCGACGGGGTGAATGCGCTCAGGGATGCGGCGCGGTCCTTCGTGATGATCACCCATTATCAGCGCCTGCTCGACCACATCGTGCCCGATTTCGTCCATGTGCTGGCCCGGGGCCGGATCGTGCGCTCCGGCGACAAGTCGCTGGCGCTTGAGCTGGAGCAGAAGGGCTATGGCTGGGTCGAGGATCTGGCCGGGGCGGAGGCCTGAGATCATGGCGGTTCTGGATGCCACGCCCGACAAGCTGGACCTGCTGATCGCGGCCCAGGGAGCCAAGACCGGGCCGGACTGGCTGGAGGCGCTGCGGGCGGCCGGTCGGGACGGTTTCCGTGCCCTGGGCCTGCCGACCCCGCGCCAGGAGGACTGGCGCAATCTTCGCCTGAACGCGCTCTACGGCCAGAGCTTCGCCGCCGCCGATGCGGCGGCACCACGGCTGACCTGGGCGCATCTGCAGCCGATCGTGCCCAAGGGGCTCGACTGCGACCGCATCGCCATGGTGAACGGGGTCTTCTCCGACGAGCTCTCGGCGGTGGGGGAACTGGCCGACGGGGTGGTGGTCGCCGGGCTGTCCCAGGCACTCGCCGCCGCCCCCGATCGGGTGCATGCGGTGCTGGGTCAGGTGGCG harbors:
- the sufB gene encoding Fe-S cluster assembly protein SufB; this translates as MTSKNAVEALVAREYTEGFHVDIDADNVPPGLDEDVIRVISAKKEEPDFMLEWRLKAFRTWQAMEEPDWAFLKKPKVDFQSIIYYSAPKPKADAPKSLEEVDPELLKIYERLGIPLKEQEMLAGVAVDAVLDSVSVATTYKGKLKELGIIFCSFSEAVREYPELVQKYVGSVVPVGDNFYAALNSAVFSDGTFVYVPKGVRCPMELSTYFRINAAGSGQFERTLIIAEEGAYVSYLEGCTAPMRDENQLHAAVVELIAMKDAEIKYSTVQNWYPGDKDGKGGILNYVTKRGACRGANSKISWTQVETGSAITWKYPSVILQGDNSIGEFYSVAVANNAQQADTGTKMIHIGRNTRSTIISKGISAGRGQNTYRGLVRMQKGAEGARNYTQCDSLLLGPDCGAHTFPYIESRNPTAQVEHEATTSKISDDQLFYLMQRGLSAEDAVSMIINGFCKDVLKELPMEFAVEAQKLLGITLEGSVG
- the sufC gene encoding Fe-S cluster assembly ATPase SufC, translated to MLIIRDLHARVDGKEILRGLNLDVRPGEVHAIMGPNGAGKSTLSHILAGRDGYEVTQGSVTYMGQDLLEMAPEERARSGVFLAFQYPVEIPGVNNTYLLKAALNARRKHEGQPELDGVQFLKLVRQKLKIVHLDESLLKRPVNAGFSGGEKKRNEIFQMAVLEPKLCILDETDSGLDIDALKAVADGVNALRDAARSFVMITHYQRLLDHIVPDFVHVLARGRIVRSGDKSLALELEQKGYGWVEDLAGAEA